The sequence TTCGGCTTTCAATATTGCTATTTTTGAGGTCGATGGTTATGAAGCTGATGATATTCTGGGTACCATTTCAAAGAAAGCTAATGAAATAGGAATTGAAACCTTAATAGTAACGGGAGATAAAGATGCTTTACAGCTGGTAACCCCGCACACAAAGGTTTTACTTACCAGAAAGGGCATTTCAGAAATGGACCTTTATGACGAGGAAAAGATAAAGGAGAAGTATGGTGTAACCCCTGAAAAATTGGTAGATGTAAAGGGTTTAATGGGGGACCCTTCAGATAATATCCCGGGAGTTCCTAATATAGGGGAGAAAACGGCCGTAAAATTAGTTAAAGAATTTGGCAGCATTGAAAACCTTTTAAATAACCTTGAGAACCTTAAAGGTAAACTTAAAGAGAATTTGGAAAAGAATAAAGAACAGGCCCTTCTCAGCAGGAAACTGGCTGAGATTGTTACTGAGGTTCCGTTAGAATTCGATTTGGAAAAATTAAGGTATTGCAAAAAAATCAATCAAGACGTTATAAAGGTCTTTAAAGAACTGGAATTTACAAGCCTGTTAAAAAAAGTCGGTTTTCAGAATCCCCAAAAGGATACTGACAAAAACGCTGATTTTACTACAATTGATGAAATTGAAATCCTTAACGAAAAATTGGAGGAGGTAAAGCAAAAGGGTTTAGTGGCCCTGAGCATTGAAGTTGACGAAAAAGCGATACAAACGGGCAAAATTAAGGGCATGTCTTTCTGTTTAAATGAAGATGAAATATATTTTATTCATGCAGAGGCCTTATCGGGTATGTGGGAATTTTTAAAACCCATATTTGAAGATGAAAAAGTAAAAAAGATCTTTCACGACGCAAAAGTAATTTATATTTTATTAAAAAATAAAGGAATAAAACTCAGGGGATTAGAAATAGATACCAAGATTGGAGCATATCTTATAGATCCAACTAAAACTAATTATGACCTTGAAAACCTTTCGGTTGAATTTCTGAACTTTCATTTCAGAGCGTATAATTCTTCAAAAGAAGCCGGAGAGAAAAGTAATACCGATGATTGCTTTGAGGTCTTAAAGGAATATTCCTGCCAGAAAGCCCGAGCATTAATTAAGTTAAAGGATGTTCTGGTAGAAAAACTAAAACAAAATGAGCTGATGTTTCTCTTTTCTGAAATAGAAATTCCGCTGATAGAAGTCCTTGCAGAAATGGAAGTTAACGGGATAAGCGTTGACCTGGAAGAATTAAAAAATTTATCCCGGGAGTTCGGGAACAAGCTTGAATCTTTAACCGAGCGAATTTATGATATTGCCGGTGTAGAATTCAATATAAATTCCCCCAAACAATTGGGTGAGGTTCTTTTTGAAAAATTAGGGTTACCTGTGATTAAAAAAACAAAAACAGGTTATTCAACAGGTGCTGATGTTTTACAGAAATTGAGAAATCAGCATGAAATTATTGACCTAATCCTCGATTATAGAACAATAATGAAACTAAAATCGACTTATGTAGACGGTTTAATTGGATTAATAGATAAAAAAACGGGTAAAATCCATACCAGTTTCAACCAGACTGTTACTGCTACCGGAAGGCTCAGCAGCACTGAACCCAATTTACAAAACATACCTGTAAGATTGGAGATAGGCCGAAGAATACGTAAGGTTTTCAAAGCGGAAAAACCGGGAAACGTATTATTGGCTGCTGACTATTCTCAGATTGAATTAAGAATTCTCGCTCACCTCTCCGAAGACGAAAACCTTATTAAGGCCTTTATGAATGATGAGGATATACATAGCAAAACAGCCTCAGAGATATTCGGAGTAAAACCGGAAGAGGTAACTCCCCTTATGAGAAGTCGGGCAAAGGCTGTAAACTTTGGAATAGTTTACGGTATAAGCGATTTTGGGCTGGCAGAGGACCTGGGTATCAGCAGGAAGGAAGCTCAGGAATATATAGACAATTATTTCCGGAAGTACCCTAAAGTAAGGGATTATATCAGGGAAATTATAAAAAAAGCACGCCTTCAGGGTTATGTAACTACGATTTTGAACAGAAGGAGGTATCTGCCCGATATTTACAGCAAGAACTTTAATATCAGGTCATTTGCAGAGAGGACAGCAATAAATACGCCTATTCAGGGGAGTGCCGCTGATATAATTAAAATGGCTATGATAAGGGTATACAGGCGGTTAAAAAATAATGGTTTATCTGCAAAAATGATTTTACAGGTGCACGATGAATTGATCTTTGATGTTCCTGATAAAGAGATTGAACCTGCAAAAGCAATAATAAAAAAAGAAATGGAAGAGGCTTTTCCCTTAAAAGTCCCGCTCAAAGTCGATTTTAAATCGGGTTTGACCTGGTTTGATATGGAAAAAGCTTAGGGGGTGGTATTATTTTAAAAACAATAGGTCTTACAGGGGGTATTGCCAGTGGAAAGAGTTCTGTTTCCAGTGTCCTCAGGGATTTAGGGGCAATAGTTATCGATGCGGATATAATTTCAAGGCAGATAATTGAACCCGGCAAAGAGGCATGGAAAGAAATAATAGATTATTTTGGTAAAGGGGTCATTAAAAAT is a genomic window of Koleobacter methoxysyntrophicus containing:
- the polA gene encoding DNA polymerase I is translated as MERKLVLIDANSLIHRAYHALPLLRTSKGVYTNAVYGFTMMLLRLLEDEKPEYIVAAFDKKGPTFRHGEYAEYKAHREKIPEELSSQFPLLKSLLSAFNIAIFEVDGYEADDILGTISKKANEIGIETLIVTGDKDALQLVTPHTKVLLTRKGISEMDLYDEEKIKEKYGVTPEKLVDVKGLMGDPSDNIPGVPNIGEKTAVKLVKEFGSIENLLNNLENLKGKLKENLEKNKEQALLSRKLAEIVTEVPLEFDLEKLRYCKKINQDVIKVFKELEFTSLLKKVGFQNPQKDTDKNADFTTIDEIEILNEKLEEVKQKGLVALSIEVDEKAIQTGKIKGMSFCLNEDEIYFIHAEALSGMWEFLKPIFEDEKVKKIFHDAKVIYILLKNKGIKLRGLEIDTKIGAYLIDPTKTNYDLENLSVEFLNFHFRAYNSSKEAGEKSNTDDCFEVLKEYSCQKARALIKLKDVLVEKLKQNELMFLFSEIEIPLIEVLAEMEVNGISVDLEELKNLSREFGNKLESLTERIYDIAGVEFNINSPKQLGEVLFEKLGLPVIKKTKTGYSTGADVLQKLRNQHEIIDLILDYRTIMKLKSTYVDGLIGLIDKKTGKIHTSFNQTVTATGRLSSTEPNLQNIPVRLEIGRRIRKVFKAEKPGNVLLAADYSQIELRILAHLSEDENLIKAFMNDEDIHSKTASEIFGVKPEEVTPLMRSRAKAVNFGIVYGISDFGLAEDLGISRKEAQEYIDNYFRKYPKVRDYIREIIKKARLQGYVTTILNRRRYLPDIYSKNFNIRSFAERTAINTPIQGSAADIIKMAMIRVYRRLKNNGLSAKMILQVHDELIFDVPDKEIEPAKAIIKKEMEEAFPLKVPLKVDFKSGLTWFDMEKA